The genome window CTTAACGGGTGAGGGTCTGGATGACGGAGTCCTTGCGCTCGGACTCCTTCTCCAGGAATTTCTGGCCCAGCTCATAGGTGCGCTGGACCTCGATCATGCGGGCGATCTCGAGGATCGGGTCGACGTTGCTCTCTTCGATGAAGCCCTGGAGCACGCGGGCGTTTTCGGCGGGCACCACGGCGCCGCCCGGATCGAAGAGCGTGCCGCCTTCGCGGGTCATGGCGGTGTAATCCTCGGGCTCGACCATGCCGATCTGGGTCAGCGGAACGCCGTCGGCGCTGAGCGTGCCGTCGGCGGCGAGGCTGATGGAGCGCGCGCCGGGGGGCGCGAAGACGGGCGCGCCGCCGGCATCGAGCAGAAAGTGCCCATCGCCGTTCATCACCTCGCCCGCGGGCCCGGGCGTGTAGCTGCCCGCGCGGGTCAGGCGCAGCCCCTGTGGCGTTTCGATCTGAAAGAACCCCTCGCCCTCGATGGCAAAGTCGAAGGTGCCCCCGGTCTGGCTGAGGGTGCCCTGCGCGAGGTCGGTGTTGCGCACCCGGGCCGTCGCCATGGAGACCGAGCCGGAGGGCCCGTCTGCGGCGCGGACCCACTCGGAAAAGATCACCCCCTCGCGGCGGAAGCCGGTGGTGGAGAGGTTGGCGAGGTTGTTGGCCACCGCGCGCATCTCGTTCATCAGGCCCGACTGGCGGGAGAGGGTGACATAGGTGCTGCTCATGGGATCAACCTCCGGCGATCAGCGGAACGAGGGTGGATTGGAAGAAACTGACGAGGCTCTCGGTCATGAACCCCATGGTCAGCCAGAAAACGGCGAGGATGGCGGCGAGCTTGGGCACGAAGGTGAGGGTCATTTCCTGCACCGAGGTCAGCGCCTGGAAAAGGCCGATGGTCACGCCCGCGACGAGCGCCACGGTGAGGATGGGCAGGGCGATGACAACGCCAACCCAGAGCCCCTCCCGGAGCGTGTCGTAAAAGCCCGCCGCCTCCATTGGTCACACAGGCATCCGCAGGATTTCCTGGTAGGCTTCCACGACTTTGTCGCGCACCGTCACCGCCGTTTCGACGGCAAGCTGGGTTTCGGCCAATGCCTGAACAAGGGCGTGTGGATCGGCTTTGCCGACCATCGCCTCCTTTGCCACATGCTCCGCGTTCGAGAGCATGGCAGCGAAGTCCTGAGCCACGCGGGCGAAGCCTTCGCCGCCCGGTTCGGTGCCCGTCTTCGGGGCGGTGGCTGGTCTGGCTCCTTCATAGAGCCGGGACACACTGGACATCTTGATATCCATTCTGGATCTCCTTTAATCTGCTATTTTCGCAGTATTTCCAAAAGGCTACGGGTCATCTGCCGGGCCTGATCGAACATCTTGAGGTTTGCCTCGTAGCTGCGCTGGGCCTCTCGCGCGTCGGCGATCTCGACCACGAGATCGACATTCGAACCGAGGTAAATGCCATCCTCTCCGGCCATCGGGTGGGAGGGGTCGAAGACCTCGGGCAGATCGGTGTCGTCGAGCTGCACGGGCGCGGCCTCGACCGCGCCGGAACGCCGCCCGCCCTGCAAGATCTCGCGGAACGGGGTGAGCTTGCGGTGGTAGCCGGGCGTATCGACGTTGGCGATGTTCTCGGACACGTGACGCAGGCGCGAACTCTGAGCCCGCATGGCGCTCGCGGAAACGGAGAAGCTCTCGAACAGGTCGCTCATGCCGCCCCCCTACCTGCGCCCGAGCGTGGCGCGAAGGATGCCCAGCGTGGTGTTGTAGACCGACAGGGCCAGCTCATGCCTGATCTGGACCTCGGCCGACTTCACCATCTGGGTTTCGATCGACACGCTGTTGCCGTTCGGGTCGCTATCGACGCCGCGCTCGACAAAGGGGCGCAGCTCGGGCGGGGGGGCACTGCCGGCGAGATGACCGGCGCGGGTGCTGCGCAGGGCCATGCGGCCGGAGGCGCGGTAGGTGTCGCCGAAGGCCGCGATGTCACGCGCCTTGTATCCGGCCGTATCGGCCTGGGCGAGGTTCTGGGCCACCACGTTCTGTCGGGTGGCGGAGTGCGTGGCCAGACCACGCGCCATTGAAAGGATCTCGAGCTGATCGAACATCGGGGTTTCTCCCACGGGCTTCAACCTCGGCTTAACTCTGATTCCTTTAGAAAGAGTTTCAGGTGTCCGGTCCGGCGCACCGAAAGAGGAGACTCACATGG of Oceanicola sp. 502str15 contains these proteins:
- a CDS encoding flagellar hook-basal body complex protein, with translation MSSTYVTLSRQSGLMNEMRAVANNLANLSTTGFRREGVIFSEWVRAADGPSGSVSMATARVRNTDLAQGTLSQTGGTFDFAIEGEGFFQIETPQGLRLTRAGSYTPGPAGEVMNGDGHFLLDAGGAPVFAPPGARSISLAADGTLSADGVPLTQIGMVEPEDYTAMTREGGTLFDPGGAVVPAENARVLQGFIEESNVDPILEIARMIEVQRTYELGQKFLEKESERKDSVIQTLTR
- a CDS encoding flagellar biosynthetic protein FliQ; this translates as MEAAGFYDTLREGLWVGVVIALPILTVALVAGVTIGLFQALTSVQEMTLTFVPKLAAILAVFWLTMGFMTESLVSFFQSTLVPLIAGG
- the fliE gene encoding flagellar hook-basal body complex protein FliE, with the translated sequence MDIKMSSVSRLYEGARPATAPKTGTEPGGEGFARVAQDFAAMLSNAEHVAKEAMVGKADPHALVQALAETQLAVETAVTVRDKVVEAYQEILRMPV
- the flgC gene encoding flagellar basal body rod protein FlgC encodes the protein MSDLFESFSVSASAMRAQSSRLRHVSENIANVDTPGYHRKLTPFREILQGGRRSGAVEAAPVQLDDTDLPEVFDPSHPMAGEDGIYLGSNVDLVVEIADAREAQRSYEANLKMFDQARQMTRSLLEILRK
- a CDS encoding FlgB family protein — translated: MFDQLEILSMARGLATHSATRQNVVAQNLAQADTAGYKARDIAAFGDTYRASGRMALRSTRAGHLAGSAPPPELRPFVERGVDSDPNGNSVSIETQMVKSAEVQIRHELALSVYNTTLGILRATLGRR